A genome region from Nocardiopsis exhalans includes the following:
- the tuf gene encoding elongation factor Tu, translating into MAKAKFERTKPHVNIGTIGHIDHGKTTLTAAITKVLHDAYPELNPFTPFEDIDNAPEERERGITISVAHVEYQTEARHYAHVDCPGHADYVKNMITGAAQMDGAILVVAATDGPMPQTKEHVLLARQVGVPAIVVALNKADMVDDEEIFELVELEVRELLSEYEFPGDDVPVTKVSALKALEGDAEWGKSVLELMGTVDSFIPEPERDTEKPFLMPIEDVFSITGRGTVVTGRIERGIVNVNETVDIVGIKEEKQTTTVTGVEMFRKLLDNGQAGDNVGLLLRGIKREDVERGQVVIKPGTTTPHTEFEGQVVILSKDEGGRHTPFFNNYRPQFYFRTTDVTGVVTLPEGTEMVMPGDNTEMTVNLIQPVAMEEGLKFAIREGGRTVGAGRVTKILK; encoded by the coding sequence GTGGCGAAGGCAAAATTCGAGCGGACTAAGCCGCACGTCAACATCGGCACCATCGGTCACATCGACCACGGCAAGACCACGCTGACGGCAGCCATCACCAAGGTTCTGCACGACGCGTACCCGGAGCTGAACCCGTTCACCCCGTTCGAGGACATCGACAACGCTCCTGAGGAGCGCGAGCGCGGTATCACCATCTCCGTCGCTCACGTCGAGTACCAGACCGAGGCGCGTCACTACGCTCACGTCGACTGCCCCGGTCACGCTGACTACGTGAAGAACATGATCACGGGTGCCGCGCAGATGGACGGCGCGATCCTGGTCGTGGCCGCCACCGACGGCCCGATGCCGCAGACCAAGGAGCACGTCCTCCTTGCTCGCCAGGTCGGCGTCCCCGCCATCGTCGTCGCCCTGAACAAGGCCGACATGGTGGACGACGAGGAGATCTTCGAGCTCGTCGAGCTCGAGGTCCGTGAGCTCCTCAGCGAGTACGAGTTCCCCGGCGACGACGTCCCGGTCACCAAGGTCTCGGCGCTCAAGGCGCTCGAGGGCGACGCCGAGTGGGGCAAGTCCGTCCTGGAGCTCATGGGCACGGTCGACAGCTTCATTCCGGAGCCCGAGCGTGACACCGAGAAGCCCTTCCTGATGCCGATCGAGGACGTCTTCTCGATCACCGGTCGCGGCACCGTCGTCACCGGCCGTATCGAGCGCGGCATCGTCAACGTCAACGAGACCGTTGACATTGTCGGCATCAAGGAAGAGAAGCAGACCACCACCGTCACCGGTGTTGAGATGTTCCGCAAGCTGCTCGACAACGGTCAGGCCGGCGACAACGTCGGTCTGCTCCTGCGCGGCATCAAGCGCGAGGACGTCGAGCGCGGCCAGGTCGTGATCAAGCCCGGCACGACCACCCCGCACACCGAGTTCGAGGGCCAGGTTGTCATCCTGTCCAAGGACGAGGGCGGCCGCCACACGCCGTTCTTCAACAACTACCGCCCGCAGTTCTACTTCCGCACCACCGACGTCACCGGCGTCGTGACGCTGCCGGAGGGCACGGAGATGGTCATGCCCGGTGACAACACCGAGATGACCGTCAACCTGATCCAGCCGGTCGCGATGGAAGAGGGCCTCAAGTTCGCCATCCGTGAGGGTGGCCGGACCGTGGGCGCGGGTCGCGTCACGAAGATCCTCAAGTAG
- the rpsJ gene encoding 30S ribosomal protein S10, giving the protein MAGQKIRIRLKAYDHEVIDSSARKIVETVTRTGAQVAGPVPLPTEKNVYCVIRSPHKYKDSREHFEMRTHKRLIDIIDPTPKTVDSLMRLDLPAGVDIEIKL; this is encoded by the coding sequence ATGGCGGGACAGAAGATCCGCATTCGGCTAAAGGCCTATGACCACGAGGTCATCGACAGCTCGGCGCGCAAGATCGTTGAGACTGTGACGCGAACTGGCGCACAGGTCGCGGGCCCGGTGCCGCTGCCGACGGAAAAGAACGTTTACTGCGTTATCCGATCGCCGCACAAGTACAAGGACTCGCGCGAGCACTTCGAGATGCGCACCCACAAGCGGCTGATCGACATCATCGACCCCACGCCGAAGACGGTCGACTCGCTCATGCGACTCGACCTCCCGGCTGGCGTTGACATCGAGATCAAGCTTTAA
- the rplC gene encoding 50S ribosomal protein L3 translates to MATKQIKGVLGEKLGMTQVFDDAGKMVPVTVLKAGPCVVSRIRTPDTDGYSAIQLGYGQINPRKVNKPLGDYLRANDLTPRRHYVEVRTTDASEYTLGQEVDAAAFEIGQKVDVTGKSKGKGFAGVMKRHGFRGLSASHGTQRKHRSPGSIGGCATPGRVFKGMRMAGRMGNVRKTVQNLTVHSVDAEKGLILVKGAVPGPNGGLVLVRTAVKGDK, encoded by the coding sequence ATGGCCACCAAGCAGATCAAGGGAGTTCTGGGCGAAAAGCTCGGCATGACCCAGGTCTTCGACGACGCGGGCAAGATGGTGCCCGTGACCGTCCTGAAGGCCGGTCCGTGCGTCGTGAGCCGCATCCGGACTCCGGACACCGATGGCTACTCCGCCATCCAGCTCGGCTACGGGCAGATCAACCCGCGCAAGGTGAACAAGCCCCTGGGCGACTACCTTCGCGCGAACGACCTGACCCCGCGCCGGCACTACGTCGAGGTGCGCACCACCGACGCCTCCGAGTACACGCTCGGCCAGGAGGTCGACGCCGCCGCGTTCGAGATCGGCCAGAAGGTCGATGTCACGGGCAAGAGCAAGGGCAAGGGTTTCGCCGGTGTGATGAAGCGCCACGGTTTCCGTGGTCTGTCCGCCTCGCACGGCACCCAGCGTAAGCACCGCTCGCCCGGTTCCATCGGCGGCTGCGCCACACCCGGCCGCGTTTTCAAGGGCATGCGGATGGCCGGGCGCATGGGCAACGTGCGCAAGACCGTCCAGAACCTGACCGTTCACTCTGTGGACGCGGAGAAGGGCCTCATCCTGGTCAAGGGTGCTGTCCCCGGTCCCAACGGCGGTCTGGTGCTCGTCCGCACCGCTGTGAAGGGGGACAAGTAA
- the rplD gene encoding 50S ribosomal protein L4, whose protein sequence is MAQIEVKNPEGGSKGSVELPESVFAQQVSIPLIHQVVNGQLAAGRQGTHATKTRGEVRGGGKKPYRQKGTGRARQGSIRAPQYTGGGTVHGPQPRDYSQRTPKKMKAAALRGALSDRANHGRIHVISTFIAEDAESKFTQTALKSLRQVTESDKVLVVLAREDEHNRRALRNLEEVHILDADQVNTYDVLYSDDVVFTEAGYAEFLAHAAGTSKAAESEEDDQ, encoded by the coding sequence ATGGCCCAGATCGAGGTCAAGAACCCCGAGGGCGGCTCCAAGGGCAGCGTTGAGCTCCCCGAGTCCGTCTTCGCCCAGCAGGTCAGCATTCCGCTGATCCACCAGGTCGTGAACGGCCAGCTGGCCGCCGGCCGGCAGGGCACGCACGCCACCAAGACCCGCGGCGAGGTTCGCGGCGGTGGCAAGAAGCCCTACCGCCAGAAGGGAACCGGTCGCGCCCGTCAGGGCTCGATCCGCGCCCCGCAGTACACCGGCGGTGGCACCGTTCACGGTCCCCAGCCGCGTGACTACAGCCAGCGGACCCCCAAGAAGATGAAGGCCGCCGCCCTGCGCGGTGCCCTCTCCGACCGGGCGAACCACGGCCGCATCCACGTCATCAGCACGTTCATCGCTGAGGACGCGGAGAGCAAGTTCACGCAGACCGCTCTGAAGTCGCTGCGTCAGGTCACCGAGTCCGACAAGGTTCTCGTCGTCCTGGCCCGCGAGGACGAGCACAACCGGCGCGCCCTGCGCAACCTCGAAGAGGTCCACATCCTCGACGCGGACCAGGTGAACACCTACGACGTCCTGTACTCGGACGACGTGGTCTTCACCGAGGCGGGCTACGCCGAGTTCCTGGCCCACGCGGCCGGTACCTCGAAGGCCGCTGAGTCCGAGGAGGACGACCAGTGA
- the rplW gene encoding 50S ribosomal protein L23, giving the protein MRIADHRDIIVEPVISEKSYGLMDENKYTFIVRPDANKTQIKIAIEKIFEVKVTSVNTINRKGKRKRTRFGFGKRPDTKRAIVSVAEGQRIDIFGV; this is encoded by the coding sequence GTGAGGATCGCCGACCACCGGGACATCATCGTCGAGCCGGTGATCTCCGAGAAGAGCTACGGGCTCATGGACGAGAACAAGTACACGTTCATCGTTCGCCCGGACGCCAACAAGACCCAGATCAAGATCGCGATCGAGAAGATCTTCGAGGTGAAGGTCACGAGCGTGAACACGATCAACCGGAAGGGTAAGCGCAAGCGCACCCGTTTCGGTTTCGGGAAGCGTCCCGACACCAAGCGCGCGATCGTCAGCGTGGCCGAGGGCCAGCGGATCGACATCTTCGGTGTCTAG
- the rplB gene encoding 50S ribosomal protein L2: protein MGIRKYKPTTPGRRGSSVSDFVEITRSEPEKSLVRPLHSKGGRNGHGRITARHQGGGHKRAYRVIDFRRHDKDGVPAKVAHIEYDPNRTARIALLHYVDGEKRYILAPAGLKQGDKIENGPQSDIKPGNCLPLRNIPTGTFVHAVELKPGGGAKLGRSAGSQIQLLAKEGRYATLRMPSGEMRMVEISCRATVGQVGNAEQSNINWGKAGRSRWKGKRPTVRGVVMNPVDHPHGGGEGKTSGGRHPVSPWGKKEGRTRAKNKASDKLIVRRRRSGKKKR, encoded by the coding sequence ATGGGCATTCGTAAGTACAAGCCGACGACGCCGGGTCGTCGCGGCTCCAGCGTGAGCGACTTCGTCGAGATCACGCGCTCGGAGCCGGAGAAGTCCCTGGTCCGTCCGCTTCACTCCAAGGGCGGTCGTAACGGCCACGGCCGGATCACCGCTCGTCACCAGGGTGGTGGCCACAAGCGCGCCTACCGCGTGATCGACTTCCGTCGTCACGACAAGGACGGCGTTCCGGCCAAGGTCGCTCACATCGAGTACGACCCCAACCGCACCGCTCGCATTGCTCTGCTGCACTACGTGGACGGTGAGAAGCGCTACATTCTGGCGCCCGCCGGCCTCAAGCAGGGCGACAAGATCGAGAACGGCCCCCAGTCCGACATCAAGCCGGGCAACTGCCTCCCGCTGCGCAACATCCCCACGGGTACGTTCGTGCACGCGGTCGAGCTGAAGCCCGGTGGCGGTGCCAAGCTGGGTCGTTCCGCGGGGTCGCAGATCCAGCTCCTCGCCAAGGAAGGCCGTTACGCCACGCTGCGTATGCCCTCCGGCGAGATGCGCATGGTCGAGATCTCGTGCCGCGCCACGGTTGGTCAGGTCGGCAATGCCGAGCAGTCCAACATCAACTGGGGCAAGGCCGGCCGCTCGCGGTGGAAGGGCAAGCGCCCGACCGTCCGTGGTGTGGTCATGAACCCGGTCGACCACCCGCACGGTGGTGGTGAGGGCAAGACCTCCGGTGGTCGTCACCCGGTCAGCCCCTGGGGCAAGAAGGAAGGCCGGACCCGGGCCAAGAACAAGGCCAGCGACAAGCTGATCGTGCGGCGTCGGCGTAGCGGTAAGAAGAAGCGGTAA
- the rpsS gene encoding 30S ribosomal protein S19, giving the protein MPRSLKKGPFVDDHLIKKVEVQNEKGTKNVIKTWSRRSMIVPEMIGHTIAVHDGRKHVPVFVSESMVGHKLGEFAPTRTFRSHVKDDRRSRR; this is encoded by the coding sequence ATGCCACGTAGCCTTAAGAAGGGTCCCTTCGTCGACGACCACCTCATCAAGAAGGTGGAAGTTCAGAACGAGAAGGGGACCAAGAACGTCATCAAGACGTGGTCCCGGCGATCCATGATTGTCCCGGAGATGATCGGTCACACGATCGCCGTCCACGACGGCCGCAAGCACGTTCCGGTGTTCGTGTCGGAGTCGATGGTCGGCCACAAGCTCGGTGAGTTCGCTCCCACGCGTACTTTCCGTAGCCACGTCAAGGACGACCGCCGCAGCCGCCGCTAG
- the rplV gene encoding 50S ribosomal protein L22: MGTRAQARFVRVTPRKARRVADLIRGLPADEAQAVLRFAPQSASEPVGKVLASAIANAEHNDKLDRESLVVERVWVDEGPTLKRIRPRGFGRAFRVTKRTSHITVVVAENSGASSKTKERTR; encoded by the coding sequence ATGGGAACGAGGGCACAGGCGCGGTTCGTCCGCGTTACGCCCCGAAAGGCTCGCCGGGTGGCGGACCTTATTCGCGGGTTGCCCGCTGACGAGGCACAGGCGGTGCTCCGGTTCGCGCCCCAGTCGGCGAGCGAGCCCGTTGGCAAGGTGCTGGCTAGCGCCATCGCCAACGCTGAGCACAACGACAAGCTGGACCGTGAGTCCCTGGTGGTCGAGCGCGTGTGGGTGGACGAGGGTCCGACCCTGAAGCGCATTCGCCCCCGAGGCTTCGGCCGGGCTTTCCGAGTCACGAAGCGCACGAGCCACATCACTGTGGTCGTCGCTGAGAACTCGGGCGCCTCGTCCAAGACGAAGGAAAGGACCCGATAG
- the rpsC gene encoding 30S ribosomal protein S3, with translation MGQKVNPHGFRLGITTDFKSRWYADKSYKDYVKEDVAIRRMLTRGMERAGISKVEIERTRDRVRVDVYTARPGIVIGRRGVEADRIRTDLEKLTGKQVQLNVFEVKNPEIDAQLVAQGVAEQLSSRVAFRRAMRKAMQSAMKSGAKGIRIQCGGRLGGAEMSRSEFYREGRVPLHTLRADIDYGFFEARTTFGRIGVKVWIYKGDAPVTRAEREAAQAAARTAGGGQRRERPQRRRRGGAAGAPNTDAKAGASAEAPKTEGS, from the coding sequence GTGGGGCAGAAGGTAAACCCGCACGGGTTCCGCCTCGGCATCACCACCGACTTCAAGAGCCGTTGGTACGCCGACAAGTCCTACAAGGACTACGTCAAGGAAGACGTCGCGATCCGTCGGATGCTGACCCGTGGCATGGAGCGCGCGGGCATTTCCAAGGTCGAGATCGAGCGTACCCGTGACCGTGTTCGCGTGGACGTCTACACCGCCCGGCCGGGCATTGTCATCGGCCGCCGCGGCGTTGAGGCTGACCGGATCCGTACGGACCTGGAAAAGCTCACCGGCAAGCAGGTGCAGCTGAACGTCTTCGAGGTCAAGAACCCCGAGATCGACGCGCAGCTCGTCGCCCAGGGCGTCGCTGAGCAGCTGAGCAGCCGCGTGGCTTTCCGCCGCGCGATGCGCAAGGCCATGCAGAGCGCCATGAAGAGTGGCGCCAAGGGTATTCGTATCCAGTGCGGTGGTCGTCTGGGTGGGGCTGAGATGTCCCGCTCGGAGTTCTACCGCGAGGGTCGCGTCCCGCTGCACACGCTGCGCGCCGACATCGACTACGGCTTCTTCGAGGCCCGTACGACGTTCGGTCGCATCGGCGTCAAGGTGTGGATCTACAAGGGCGACGCCCCTGTGACCCGCGCCGAGCGCGAGGCCGCTCAGGCCGCCGCGCGCACCGCCGGTGGCGGTCAGCGCCGTGAGCGTCCGCAGCGCCGCCGTCGTGGCGGTGCCGCTGGCGCCCCGAACACCGACGCCAAGGCTGGTGCTTCGGCCGAGGCCCCGAAGACCGAGGGGAGCTAA
- the rplP gene encoding 50S ribosomal protein L16, with protein sequence MLIPRKVKYRKQHHPDLRGKAQRGTTVAFGEFGIQALESAYVTNRQIESARIAMTRHIKRGGKVWINIFPDRPLTKKPAEVRMGSGKGSPEWWVAPVKPGRVMFELSGVPEAIAKEAMRRAMHKLPMKCKFVKREGE encoded by the coding sequence ATGCTTATTCCTCGTAAGGTGAAGTACCGGAAGCAGCACCACCCGGACCTTCGCGGCAAGGCCCAGCGCGGTACCACGGTCGCCTTCGGCGAGTTCGGTATCCAGGCTCTGGAGTCGGCCTACGTGACGAACCGTCAGATCGAGTCCGCTCGTATCGCCATGACGCGTCACATCAAGCGTGGCGGCAAGGTGTGGATCAACATCTTCCCGGACCGTCCGCTGACGAAGAAGCCCGCCGAGGTCCGCATGGGCTCCGGTAAGGGTTCGCCCGAGTGGTGGGTCGCTCCGGTCAAGCCGGGTCGTGTGATGTTCGAGCTGTCGGGCGTGCCCGAGGCCATCGCGAAGGAAGCGATGCGCCGTGCGATGCACAAGCTCCCGATGAAGTGCAAGTTTGTTAAGCGGGAGGGGGAGTGA
- the rpmC gene encoding 50S ribosomal protein L29, producing the protein MAKSVTAHELRDQSVEDLVTKLKEAKEELFNLRFQAATGQLDNHSRLRTVKREIARIYTVLREHELGIVQLSGESAEETKEAAE; encoded by the coding sequence ATGGCGAAGTCCGTGACTGCCCATGAGCTGCGCGACCAGTCCGTCGAGGACCTGGTCACCAAGCTCAAGGAAGCCAAGGAAGAGCTCTTCAACCTCCGCTTCCAGGCCGCTACCGGCCAGCTCGACAACCACAGCCGTCTTCGTACCGTCAAGCGCGAGATCGCGCGGATCTACACGGTGCTGCGCGAGCACGAGCTGGGCATCGTCCAGCTGTCTGGTGAGTCGGCTGAGGAGACGAAGGAAGCAGCCGAATGA
- the rpsQ gene encoding 30S ribosomal protein S17 → MSENQTDTRNYRKVREGYVVSDKMDKTVVVEVEDRVKHALYGKVIRRTTKYKAHDEANSAGVGDRVRMMETRPLSATKRWRVVEILEKAK, encoded by the coding sequence ATGAGTGAGAACCAGACTGACACGCGCAACTACCGCAAGGTGCGCGAGGGCTACGTCGTCAGCGACAAGATGGACAAGACCGTCGTTGTCGAGGTTGAGGACCGCGTCAAGCACGCCCTGTACGGAAAGGTCATCCGTCGGACGACCAAGTACAAGGCGCATGACGAGGCGAACTCCGCTGGCGTCGGCGACCGGGTCCGCATGATGGAGACCCGGCCGCTCTCCGCGACGAAGCGTTGGCGCGTCGTGGAGATCCTGGAGAAGGCTAAGTAA
- the rplN gene encoding 50S ribosomal protein L14: MIQQESRLKVADNTGAKEILTIRVLGGSGRRYAGIGDTIVATVKDALPGAGVKKGDVVKAVVVRTVKERRRPDGSYIRFDENAAVLIKDGGDPRGTRIFGPVGRELRDKKYMRIISLAPEVL, from the coding sequence GTGATTCAGCAGGAGTCGCGACTCAAGGTCGCTGACAACACGGGTGCCAAGGAGATCCTTACCATCCGTGTTCTCGGTGGCTCGGGTCGGCGCTACGCCGGTATTGGTGACACCATCGTCGCCACGGTGAAGGACGCCCTGCCTGGCGCTGGAGTCAAGAAGGGCGACGTCGTCAAGGCCGTTGTCGTGCGCACCGTCAAGGAGCGCCGCCGGCCCGACGGCTCCTACATCCGCTTCGATGAGAACGCTGCCGTGCTCATCAAGGACGGTGGGGACCCGCGAGGCACCCGCATCTTCGGCCCGGTCGGCCGTGAGCTGCGTGACAAGAAGTACATGCGCATTATTTCGCTGGCGCCGGAGGTGCTCTAA
- the rplX gene encoding 50S ribosomal protein L24: MKIKSGDEVIVLAGKDKGATGKVVKALPKEDRVIVEGVNLVKKHRKANPAGGQQGEVVTKEAPLHVSNVALAEDGKATRVGYRFEEDGTKVRVSRRTGKDI, from the coding sequence ATGAAGATCAAATCTGGCGACGAGGTCATCGTTCTCGCCGGCAAGGACAAGGGTGCCACCGGCAAGGTCGTCAAGGCCCTGCCCAAGGAAGACCGTGTCATCGTCGAGGGCGTCAACCTGGTCAAGAAGCACAGGAAGGCCAACCCGGCCGGCGGCCAGCAGGGCGAGGTCGTCACCAAGGAGGCCCCCCTCCACGTGAGCAATGTTGCGCTCGCGGAGGACGGCAAGGCCACCCGGGTCGGCTACCGCTTCGAGGAAGACGGAACCAAGGTTCGCGTCTCCCGTCGCACCGGTAAGGACATCTGA
- the rplE gene encoding 50S ribosomal protein L5, which translates to MTVTNDITAPPMPRLKEKYRNEIAAGLKDEFDIANVMQIPGLTKIVVNMGVGEAARDAKLIQGAIADITAITGQKPKVNRAKNSIAQFKLREGQPIGVTVTLRGDRMWEFLDRLLSLALPRIRDFRGLSPKQFDGNGNYTFGLTEQVMFHEVDPDKVDRQRGMDITVVTTATTNEQGRSLLKRLGFPFKEA; encoded by the coding sequence ATGACGGTTACGAACGACATCACCGCCCCTCCGATGCCGCGACTCAAGGAGAAGTACCGCAACGAGATCGCTGCGGGCCTCAAGGACGAGTTCGACATCGCCAACGTCATGCAGATCCCCGGTCTCACGAAGATCGTGGTCAACATGGGCGTGGGCGAGGCGGCTCGTGACGCGAAGCTGATCCAGGGTGCTATCGCCGACATCACGGCGATCACCGGTCAGAAGCCCAAGGTCAACCGGGCCAAGAACTCCATCGCGCAGTTCAAGCTGCGCGAGGGTCAGCCGATCGGCGTCACTGTGACGCTGCGCGGCGACCGCATGTGGGAGTTCCTTGACCGGCTGCTCTCGCTGGCCCTGCCTCGGATCCGGGACTTCCGTGGTCTTTCCCCGAAGCAGTTCGACGGGAACGGCAACTACACGTTCGGTCTGACCGAGCAGGTCATGTTCCACGAGGTCGACCCGGACAAGGTCGACCGCCAGCGTGGGATGGACATCACGGTTGTCACGACGGCGACCACCAACGAACAGGGCCGCAGTCTGCTCAAGCGGCTCGGTTTCCCGTTCAAGGAAGCCTGA
- a CDS encoding type Z 30S ribosomal protein S14 has translation MAKKSLIAKSQRKPKFGVRAYTRCSRCGRPRAVFRKFGLCRICFREMAHKGELPGITKSSW, from the coding sequence ATGGCTAAGAAGTCCCTGATCGCTAAGTCGCAGCGGAAGCCGAAGTTCGGCGTTCGTGCGTATACTCGATGCTCCAGGTGCGGCCGCCCCCGCGCCGTCTTCCGGAAGTTCGGCCTGTGCCGTATCTGCTTCCGCGAGATGGCTCACAAGGGCGAGCTGCCCGGTATCACCAAGTCGAGCTGGTAG